A single Gemmatimonadota bacterium DNA region contains:
- a CDS encoding DUF1445 domain-containing protein — MKFKTPLDVRLACRANELKGFASRALPGYLCVNVAFLDIDYADDFEAFCRANPKPCPLIAKMEPGQTDCPEYARALDIRTDLGSYDIVRDGVVTERRQDIVDLFDDRTVTFLIGSSVSFDGLLTEKGYPAAFGPTIQLTSLPCKTVGPFSGNMAVTIRSFDPTVIDHVWEFTSHFPACHGAPIGKNNADKLGIEKINVDMNGHPFEVPEGTDRLYWACGITPRIVAEQARLPFMISYTPGHAMITDIPTESLYQA, encoded by the coding sequence ATGAAATTCAAAACACCGTTAGACGTCAGACTCGCTTGCAGGGCCAACGAACTCAAAGGTTTTGCATCCCGAGCCCTTCCCGGTTACCTGTGCGTCAACGTCGCCTTTCTGGACATAGACTACGCCGACGATTTCGAGGCATTCTGTCGCGCCAACCCGAAACCCTGCCCGCTGATTGCAAAAATGGAACCCGGCCAAACAGACTGCCCCGAGTATGCACGCGCCCTCGACATCCGAACCGACCTGGGTTCATACGACATCGTACGCGATGGCGTAGTCACCGAACGCCGACAGGACATCGTGGACCTGTTCGACGACCGAACCGTTACCTTCCTGATCGGATCGAGCGTCTCCTTCGATGGCCTCCTGACCGAAAAAGGCTACCCCGCCGCATTTGGACCGACCATCCAACTCACGTCGCTCCCGTGCAAAACAGTCGGGCCCTTCTCGGGCAACATGGCCGTCACCATCCGTTCATTCGACCCGACCGTGATCGACCATGTATGGGAATTCACCAGCCACTTTCCCGCGTGTCACGGCGCCCCAATCGGAAAAAATAATGCGGACAAACTCGGCATCGAAAAGATAAACGTCGATATGAACGGTCACCCGTTTGAAGTACCCGAAGGAACGGACCGCTTGTATTGGGCTTGCGGCATCACACCCCGCATTGTCGCCGAACAGGCCAGGCTCCCATTCATGATATCCTACACCCCTGGCCACGCAATGATCACCGACATCCCGACAGAGAGCCTGTACCAGGCCTGA
- a CDS encoding sulfatase-like hydrolase/transferase — MTPKRPNILWICTDQQRYDTIHALGNEHIQTPNLDRLCAEGVAFTHAHCQSAICTPSRSSFLTGLYPSTVHGNRNGNAYFPANERVQLITKRLADAGYDCGLSGKLHLASAWNGEEQRVDDGYRKFWYSHSHNQGIGIGNQYTDWLTEQGIDLGDVFQTKKDGTYGTYRPDMNPQHHQTTWCADRAIEFIESPHDGPWLMSVNPFDPHGPFDAPDTHKYNPADLPPPLFRESDLQTQTQLKRFFAGQKGNPPGDREQHNKASYYGMIALIDENVGRMLNALERTRQRENTVVIFTSDHGEMLGDHGLTGKGCRFYEALVRVPLIISWPGTFLQGHRADGLTALLDIAPTLADLADIPLEWTHGKSLIPILTGEDSGHAHHEFVRCEYYDVVDKFAPHASEKHNPCWATMLRNNRYKLVVYHNEDYGELYDLREDPDEFHNLWEDPSHTDLKYQLIKQNFDHTVICADPGPKRIGRY; from the coding sequence TTGACACCAAAACGCCCCAACATCCTCTGGATCTGCACCGACCAACAACGCTATGATACCATCCACGCCCTCGGCAATGAACACATCCAGACACCCAACCTCGACCGCCTCTGCGCCGAAGGCGTAGCATTCACACATGCCCACTGCCAGAGCGCGATATGCACGCCCAGTCGTTCCAGCTTTCTCACCGGGCTATATCCCAGCACCGTACACGGCAATCGCAATGGCAATGCCTATTTCCCGGCAAATGAACGCGTACAACTCATCACCAAACGCCTCGCAGATGCCGGATACGATTGCGGCTTATCGGGAAAACTCCACCTCGCCTCTGCCTGGAACGGCGAAGAACAACGCGTTGACGACGGATATCGCAAATTCTGGTACAGCCACTCACACAATCAAGGCATCGGAATTGGCAACCAGTACACCGACTGGCTCACCGAACAGGGCATAGACCTCGGCGACGTCTTTCAAACAAAAAAAGACGGCACATACGGCACCTATCGTCCCGACATGAACCCCCAACACCACCAGACCACCTGGTGTGCGGACCGCGCCATTGAATTTATCGAATCCCCCCATGACGGACCCTGGCTCATGAGCGTCAACCCCTTTGACCCGCACGGACCTTTTGACGCACCCGACACACACAAATACAATCCCGCCGACCTGCCACCGCCGCTATTTCGCGAAAGCGACCTGCAAACACAAACGCAACTCAAACGCTTTTTCGCAGGACAAAAAGGCAACCCACCCGGCGACCGCGAACAGCACAACAAAGCGTCCTACTACGGCATGATCGCCCTCATCGACGAAAACGTCGGTCGCATGCTCAATGCACTTGAGCGCACGAGACAGCGCGAAAACACCGTCGTCATCTTCACGAGTGACCATGGCGAAATGCTCGGCGATCACGGCCTCACCGGCAAAGGTTGCCGCTTCTACGAAGCCCTCGTACGGGTCCCCCTCATCATCTCGTGGCCCGGCACCTTTCTCCAGGGCCACCGCGCAGATGGCCTCACCGCGCTCTTAGACATTGCGCCCACCCTTGCCGACCTCGCCGACATCCCCCTCGAATGGACACACGGCAAATCCCTCATCCCCATTCTCACGGGCGAAGATTCCGGGCACGCGCACCACGAATTTGTGCGCTGTGAATACTACGATGTCGTCGATAAATTCGCCCCACACGCCTCTGAAAAACACAACCCCTGTTGGGCGACCATGTTGCGCAACAACCGCTACAAACTCGTCGTCTATCACAACGAAGACTATGGCGAACTCTACGATCTACGAGAAGACCCCGATGAATTTCACAACCTCTGGGAAGACCCATCCCACACAGATCTGAAATACCAGCTCATAAAACAAAACTTCGACCACACCGTTATATGCGCCGATCCCGGCCCCAAACGCATAGGAAGATATTAA
- a CDS encoding sulfatase-like hydrolase/transferase: MNQRPNILLIMSDEHDPAVTGCYGHPHIETPHMDRLASEGTTFDNAYTACPICVPARMSFMTGQYVHQIGTWDNGSPLAGTIPTMGSYLEAAGYETAACGRTHFIGPERLHGFGVRLMDDAEKWKHWSMGAPARTPDARRGSNSHVTECGPDENWQTDYDSTATDLSERFLKSRAQYADRPFLLYTGFINPHFPLLCPREYFDRYYPDRVILPHTRTEPCETQHPSIQQLRYWLRNEEPLPDTISTTATAAYYGLISFTDHLIGRLLDIVDNSSLRDNTVVIYVSDHGEMGGHHGIWQKQCFYEHAVRVPMIIRHPNAAGNQRISAGANLIDILPTLLDLAEQDPAPLPGSSLLPAILGHPFPDRPIFSEYHALGALTGGFMIKKGDWKYIHYVGLPDQLFNVANDPDETENRADDPTCADILSDLRADLHNIVIPEEIDQRAKANQKIKGINRATR, from the coding sequence ATGAACCAGCGACCCAACATCTTGCTCATCATGAGCGACGAACACGACCCCGCAGTCACCGGCTGTTACGGTCACCCCCATATCGAAACACCACACATGGATCGCCTCGCATCCGAAGGCACCACCTTTGACAATGCCTATACTGCCTGCCCGATATGCGTACCGGCGCGCATGTCCTTTATGACCGGACAATACGTCCACCAGATCGGCACCTGGGACAACGGCTCACCCCTCGCGGGAACAATCCCCACAATGGGCAGCTACCTCGAAGCCGCGGGCTACGAAACCGCAGCCTGCGGCCGCACCCATTTCATAGGTCCCGAACGCCTGCACGGCTTTGGCGTGCGCCTCATGGACGACGCCGAAAAATGGAAACACTGGAGTATGGGTGCCCCCGCGCGCACACCCGACGCCCGGCGCGGCAGCAACAGCCACGTCACCGAATGCGGCCCCGACGAAAACTGGCAAACCGACTACGACAGCACCGCTACCGACCTCTCCGAACGCTTCCTCAAATCCCGCGCGCAATACGCCGACCGTCCCTTTCTCCTATACACCGGCTTCATAAACCCCCACTTCCCACTCCTGTGCCCACGGGAATACTTCGACCGCTACTACCCCGACCGCGTCATCTTGCCACACACGAGAACCGAACCTTGCGAAACCCAGCACCCTTCCATCCAGCAACTCCGCTACTGGCTGCGCAACGAAGAACCCCTGCCCGACACCATCTCCACCACTGCAACCGCTGCTTACTACGGCCTCATCTCTTTCACCGACCACCTCATCGGCCGCCTGCTCGACATAGTCGATAACTCATCCCTGCGCGACAACACCGTCGTCATCTACGTCAGCGACCACGGCGAAATGGGCGGACACCACGGTATATGGCAAAAACAATGTTTCTACGAACACGCCGTGCGCGTCCCCATGATCATTCGCCACCCAAACGCTGCAGGCAACCAGCGCATCTCCGCAGGAGCTAACCTCATCGACATCCTACCCACCCTACTCGATCTCGCCGAACAGGACCCCGCGCCATTGCCCGGCAGCAGCCTCCTCCCCGCCATCCTCGGACATCCCTTTCCCGACCGCCCCATCTTTAGCGAATACCACGCCCTCGGTGCGCTAACTGGCGGCTTCATGATCAAAAAAGGCGATTGGAAATACATCCACTACGTAGGCCTGCCAGACCAGTTATTCAACGTCGCCAACGACCCCGACGAAACCGAAAATCGCGCTGACGACCCCACCTGTGCCGACATCCTCTCCGACCTCCGCGCCGACCTCCACAACATCGTCATACCCGAAGAAATCGACCAGCGCGCCAAAGCAAATCAAAAAATCAAAGGCATTAACAGAGCAACCCGTTAG
- a CDS encoding YifB family Mg chelatase-like AAA ATPase — protein sequence MTARVLSCATLGIDAYIVHIEADISRRLPSFSVVGLPDSAVKESRDRVMAAIKNAGRTFPTNRITVNLAPADIRKEGSAFDLPIAIGIIAAMSGSISPEKLSQYLILGELALDGTVRPVRGALSMAVEAKKAGLKGLLVPVENAQEAAITGGLDVLPVCDLSEALDFFEGYCDILPFEINSEAIFRQARMHRVDFKDVRGQEHAKRALEVAAAGAHNAILMGPPGSGKTMLARRLPTILPDLTLDEALQTTKIHSVAGLLPPDTALVATRPFRSPHHTISDAGLIGGGPYPRPGEVSLAHHGVLFLDELPEFKKQVLESLRQPIEDSFVTIARAAMSLSYPAQFMLVCAMNPCPCGYLGDPHHECICSPPVVQRYVNRISGPLMDRIDIHVEAPAVQYEELANEPAGESSAEVRKRVQGARQIQLERFADYRDLFSNAHMGSREIRMFCKIDDRSEELLRMAITRLGLSARAYDRILKASRTIADLEGEEDIQSRHVAEAIQYRSLDRRLWE from the coding sequence ATGACTGCGCGTGTGTTGAGTTGTGCAACGCTGGGTATTGATGCGTATATCGTGCATATTGAGGCGGATATTTCGCGTCGGCTTCCCTCATTTTCAGTGGTGGGTTTGCCCGATAGTGCTGTGAAGGAGAGCCGGGATCGGGTGATGGCTGCGATTAAAAATGCCGGGCGAACATTTCCAACGAATCGGATTACGGTGAATTTGGCACCGGCAGATATCCGAAAGGAAGGCTCGGCATTTGATTTGCCGATTGCGATAGGCATTATTGCCGCGATGAGCGGTTCAATTTCACCCGAGAAGCTGTCGCAATATCTCATTTTGGGCGAGTTGGCTTTAGATGGTACGGTGCGGCCCGTGCGCGGTGCCCTGTCAATGGCTGTGGAAGCCAAAAAGGCGGGTTTAAAAGGGTTGCTCGTCCCTGTGGAGAATGCGCAAGAGGCGGCGATTACAGGAGGGTTAGATGTTTTGCCGGTGTGCGATTTGAGTGAGGCACTGGATTTTTTCGAGGGGTATTGCGATATCCTGCCCTTTGAAATCAATAGCGAGGCGATTTTTCGACAGGCGCGGATGCATCGGGTGGATTTTAAGGATGTGCGCGGGCAAGAGCATGCCAAGCGCGCGCTGGAGGTGGCGGCGGCAGGCGCGCATAACGCGATTCTTATGGGACCACCCGGATCGGGTAAGACGATGCTCGCCAGGAGATTGCCGACGATTTTACCCGATCTGACTCTGGATGAGGCTCTGCAGACGACAAAAATTCACTCGGTAGCGGGGTTGCTGCCACCCGATACAGCACTGGTGGCGACGAGGCCGTTTCGCTCGCCACATCACACGATTTCAGATGCGGGGTTGATCGGTGGCGGTCCCTATCCCCGGCCAGGAGAGGTATCGCTGGCACATCACGGGGTGCTATTTTTGGATGAGCTTCCCGAGTTTAAGAAACAGGTTTTGGAGTCTCTTCGCCAACCTATTGAGGACAGTTTTGTGACGATTGCCCGCGCGGCGATGTCGCTTTCGTATCCCGCGCAGTTTATGCTCGTTTGCGCTATGAATCCGTGTCCTTGCGGGTATTTGGGCGATCCACACCACGAGTGTATTTGCTCGCCCCCTGTGGTTCAGCGCTATGTCAATCGGATCTCGGGACCGCTGATGGATCGCATTGATATTCACGTAGAAGCTCCGGCTGTGCAGTATGAAGAACTGGCCAATGAACCCGCTGGCGAGTCTTCGGCAGAGGTTCGCAAGCGCGTGCAAGGCGCGCGGCAAATACAATTGGAGCGGTTTGCGGATTATCGAGATTTGTTTAGCAATGCGCACATGGGTTCGCGAGAGATTCGGATGTTTTGTAAAATTGATGATAGGAGCGAGGAGTTGTTGCGGATGGCGATTACGCGATTGGGGCTTTCGGCGCGGGCTTATGATCGCATCCTGAAGGCGAGCCGCACAATAGCAGACCTGGAAGGCGAAGAGGATATCCAATCGCGCCACGTTGCCGAGGCGATTCAATACCGTAGTCTGGATAGAAGATTGTGGGAGTAA
- a CDS encoding sulfatase has product MSNLLYIFADQLRPQSCGYMGDNRAHTPNIDHLSSEGISFVNATSVYPVCSPHRASLFTGCYPTTNGYVMNELSARTDLPTLAGTLTQNGVNCAYIGKWHIYATEGKVYKQAGDFHKNPANQFVPPGPHRLGFDHYWAAYNFNHSYYKGFYYEDKFERIDIPAYEPDAMTDLAISYLENARENPEPFALFVSYGTPHQPWNWDNVPEEWGMHFKDMAFDLPPNYRDGSGEYWHAWFDRDWWMKSVKPNLVEWQRIYAAMTANLDWNVGRILDALDRFNLAHDTLVVFTSDHGEMFGAHGRVQKNIYYEEAARVPFLMRWPNRIAPKTESDACLNTPDIMPTLLSLLNVDIPDGIDGFDLSHCAFGQHGDEPESAFLQGMGPSVDWDDGFEWRALRDKQYTYAIEKHRESLYNHREDPLQLHNLANSPDHARTIQHYRDQIRTRMDALNDTFEPTTFYRDHWIENGRVIRGARD; this is encoded by the coding sequence GTGTCTAACCTTCTCTACATCTTCGCCGATCAACTCCGCCCGCAATCCTGTGGCTATATGGGCGACAACCGCGCCCACACCCCCAATATCGACCACCTATCATCTGAAGGCATCAGCTTTGTCAACGCCACCTCGGTCTATCCCGTGTGCAGCCCGCATCGCGCATCCCTCTTTACGGGCTGTTATCCCACCACCAATGGCTACGTCATGAACGAATTGAGTGCCCGCACCGATTTGCCAACGCTTGCCGGCACATTGACGCAGAACGGCGTGAATTGTGCCTACATCGGCAAATGGCACATTTACGCAACCGAAGGCAAAGTTTATAAACAGGCCGGAGATTTTCACAAGAATCCCGCCAATCAATTCGTGCCCCCAGGCCCGCACCGACTGGGATTTGACCACTATTGGGCGGCCTACAACTTCAACCACAGCTATTACAAGGGATTTTATTACGAAGACAAATTTGAACGCATCGACATCCCTGCCTATGAACCCGATGCCATGACCGACCTCGCCATCTCCTATCTCGAAAACGCGCGCGAAAATCCAGAACCCTTCGCCCTCTTCGTCTCTTATGGCACACCTCATCAGCCCTGGAACTGGGACAACGTCCCCGAAGAATGGGGTATGCACTTCAAAGACATGGCCTTTGACCTGCCGCCAAATTACCGGGACGGATCAGGAGAATACTGGCACGCATGGTTCGACCGCGATTGGTGGATGAAATCCGTCAAACCCAACCTCGTTGAATGGCAGCGAATCTATGCCGCTATGACTGCCAACCTCGACTGGAACGTGGGCCGAATTTTAGACGCGTTAGACAGATTCAACCTCGCGCACGACACCCTCGTCGTCTTCACATCAGACCACGGCGAAATGTTTGGCGCACACGGTCGCGTTCAGAAAAACATCTACTATGAAGAAGCCGCGCGCGTCCCCTTTCTCATGCGCTGGCCCAACCGCATCGCCCCCAAAACCGAAAGCGATGCCTGCCTCAACACACCCGATATCATGCCCACGTTGCTCTCACTCCTGAACGTCGATATCCCCGATGGTATCGATGGATTTGACCTTTCGCATTGCGCATTTGGTCAGCATGGAGATGAACCCGAATCCGCATTCTTACAGGGCATGGGTCCCAGTGTCGATTGGGACGATGGCTTTGAATGGCGTGCCTTGCGCGACAAACAATATACCTATGCCATTGAAAAACATCGAGAATCCCTCTACAATCACCGCGAAGACCCTCTGCAATTGCACAACCTCGCCAACAGCCCTGACCATGCTAGAACAATCCAGCACTACCGCGACCAGATTCGGACGCGCATGGACGCACTAAACGACACCTTTGAACCCACTACCTTTTACCGCGATCACTGGATCGAAAACGGCCGCGTTATCAGAGGCGCGCGCGATTGA
- a CDS encoding TIM barrel protein, which yields MKLTYIMFTKHLEGLDIPEIIESLQSVGVQGADLCVREGYPVNPDNIDKALPEAAKQFEAAGLCIPLVTAPGDFSRPDIDYAERYYGALGEAGVAHVKLGYWHWSDAKHYWDQLDEIRGWMESFEKLSEKHGVKTVVHNHSGKSMGLNSCAVMNVVRGFNPEHIGVFSDPGHLSICGEPIEMALDIVREYLSVLAFKDLIRQRPLGRTVQGAPTGGTMRLGQGFGDWPAVVKTLDRLNFEGPVSFHSEYSGEPIETVIDLARIDVRFFNAMRAEHESA from the coding sequence ATGAAGCTCACGTACATCATGTTCACAAAACACCTCGAAGGCCTGGACATACCCGAAATCATAGAATCCCTCCAATCGGTAGGCGTGCAAGGCGCGGATTTGTGTGTGCGAGAGGGATATCCTGTAAATCCAGACAATATCGATAAGGCTCTACCCGAAGCCGCCAAACAGTTTGAAGCCGCGGGCCTGTGCATTCCACTCGTAACAGCCCCCGGCGATTTTAGCCGTCCGGACATAGATTACGCCGAGCGTTATTACGGCGCGCTGGGCGAAGCCGGCGTAGCGCATGTAAAACTGGGCTACTGGCACTGGTCAGATGCTAAGCACTACTGGGACCAACTGGATGAAATCCGGGGCTGGATGGAAAGCTTTGAGAAATTGTCGGAAAAACACGGCGTCAAAACCGTGGTACACAACCATTCGGGCAAATCGATGGGGTTAAATTCGTGTGCCGTCATGAACGTGGTCAGGGGATTCAACCCCGAACACATCGGCGTATTCTCCGACCCGGGACACCTGTCGATATGTGGCGAACCCATAGAAATGGCACTGGATATCGTGCGCGAGTACCTATCAGTCCTGGCATTTAAAGACCTGATTCGCCAGCGACCTCTGGGACGCACTGTACAGGGGGCGCCCACGGGTGGAACAATGCGGCTGGGACAGGGATTTGGCGATTGGCCCGCAGTCGTAAAAACACTGGATCGATTAAACTTTGAAGGCCCCGTGAGTTTCCACAGTGAATACAGCGGTGAACCCATAGAAACCGTAATTGACCTGGCGCGCATTGATGTGCGCTTCTTTAACGCAATGCGAGCAGAACACGAAAGCGCGTAA
- a CDS encoding penicillin acylase family protein — translation MKRDAKKVVIPGIKGEVCIQRMAHGFPHISARDEGDRYYGLGYAHGRDRQMHMWLLKLIGRGNASAYLKADDELIEVDRFMRWLDIAGDADREARRLSPGVQAVLDAYCKGVNQAVRATGTPFEFKLMGYRPDDWTPGDALLMVKLIGFVGLSQMQGDMEKLIVQLIQKGVDTERLKELFPAIRDDVSEEYIDLIKKVRLVRPMIPSSVVWRDLLPDFSASNNWAVRPSKTASGWAMMCGDPHLQLQLPSVWYLAVLSGGDDYLMGATLPGLPVVAMGRSPHLSWAATYGTADVCDYFVEEVKDGKYRCGDRWVPLRVREEVIRPKKKDPIGLRVCETERGLLEGEVNEDGFYLCYAWTGKQQKGTGADSLDCVLRITKSKGVEEARDYFAGLTFAPFNWVFADRAGNIGYQLGGLVPKQPEGSSGLIPYLGWDEKQNWDGMVDPILYPRTVNPECDFIVTANQDLNFMGQFAPMKLSISSYRADRICEMLREKDDLTVEDMKRIHYDLHALQAREFMAVIRPLLPESENGDILREWDLCYDADSLGATLFERVYRELVLLVFGDNGLGREMVTFLLDGTTLFSVLHGYFDRILLSGASVWFGDQPREVFYQMAIERGLREKAVPHGEVSRVYIEHIFFRGKLPRFLGFDYSLANIGSRSTVSQAGVFKGGALAPTFRMICDFGEDVLYANVAGGASDRRFSKFYTSGLDAWAQGEYEVLGP, via the coding sequence ATGAAACGCGATGCAAAAAAAGTTGTGATACCAGGTATTAAAGGCGAGGTGTGCATTCAGCGGATGGCGCATGGGTTTCCGCATATCTCGGCGCGGGATGAGGGGGATCGGTATTACGGTCTGGGGTATGCACATGGCCGGGATCGGCAGATGCACATGTGGTTGCTCAAGCTCATCGGGCGTGGGAATGCGTCTGCATATCTGAAAGCGGATGACGAGTTAATTGAGGTAGATCGATTTATGCGCTGGCTCGATATAGCGGGTGATGCGGATCGGGAAGCGCGACGTTTGTCACCTGGTGTGCAAGCGGTTCTGGATGCGTATTGCAAGGGGGTGAATCAGGCGGTGCGCGCAACGGGAACGCCTTTTGAATTTAAGCTGATGGGGTATCGACCAGATGATTGGACGCCGGGAGATGCACTGCTGATGGTTAAGCTGATCGGTTTTGTTGGGCTTTCGCAAATGCAGGGCGATATGGAGAAGTTGATTGTTCAGTTGATTCAGAAGGGCGTGGATACGGAGCGGTTAAAGGAACTTTTTCCAGCGATTCGGGATGATGTATCAGAAGAGTACATCGATTTGATAAAGAAGGTGCGTCTGGTGCGTCCGATGATTCCATCATCTGTGGTGTGGCGCGATTTGTTGCCCGATTTTTCCGCGAGCAATAATTGGGCTGTGCGTCCGTCAAAGACGGCATCTGGATGGGCGATGATGTGCGGAGATCCGCATCTGCAATTGCAATTGCCTTCGGTGTGGTATCTGGCGGTTCTGTCTGGGGGCGATGATTATTTGATGGGTGCGACGCTGCCGGGGTTGCCGGTTGTGGCTATGGGACGGTCACCCCACCTGTCGTGGGCAGCGACCTATGGTACCGCCGATGTGTGTGATTATTTTGTGGAGGAGGTGAAGGATGGGAAGTATAGATGTGGGGATAGATGGGTGCCTTTGCGCGTGCGAGAAGAGGTTATTCGGCCTAAAAAGAAGGATCCGATAGGGTTGCGCGTTTGCGAGACGGAACGCGGTTTGTTGGAGGGTGAGGTCAATGAGGATGGGTTTTACCTGTGTTATGCGTGGACGGGTAAGCAGCAAAAGGGGACGGGTGCGGATTCGCTGGATTGTGTTTTGCGGATTACAAAGTCAAAAGGCGTTGAAGAGGCACGGGATTATTTTGCGGGGTTGACGTTTGCGCCGTTTAATTGGGTGTTTGCAGATCGGGCGGGGAATATTGGCTATCAACTCGGCGGGCTGGTGCCCAAACAACCCGAAGGCTCATCGGGTTTGATTCCGTATTTGGGTTGGGATGAGAAACAGAATTGGGATGGGATGGTTGATCCGATATTGTATCCCCGCACGGTCAATCCCGAATGCGATTTTATTGTGACGGCAAACCAGGATCTCAATTTTATGGGGCAGTTCGCGCCGATGAAATTGTCGATTTCGTCTTATCGCGCGGATCGAATTTGCGAGATGTTGCGGGAGAAGGATGATTTAACCGTAGAGGATATGAAGCGGATTCACTATGATCTTCACGCGCTTCAGGCCAGGGAGTTTATGGCGGTTATACGTCCGTTATTACCCGAATCGGAAAACGGGGATATATTGCGGGAGTGGGATTTGTGTTATGATGCGGATTCTCTGGGTGCGACACTTTTTGAGCGCGTTTATCGCGAGCTCGTTTTGCTCGTTTTTGGGGATAATGGTTTGGGGCGCGAGATGGTGACGTTTTTGCTGGATGGTACGACGCTGTTCAGTGTTCTGCACGGATATTTTGATCGCATTCTTTTGAGCGGGGCATCGGTCTGGTTTGGAGATCAGCCGCGTGAGGTTTTCTATCAAATGGCGATTGAACGCGGGTTAAGGGAGAAAGCCGTGCCGCACGGCGAAGTGAGCAGGGTTTATATTGAGCATATTTTTTTCAGGGGGAAGTTGCCGAGGTTTTTGGGTTTTGATTATTCGCTTGCGAATATTGGGAGTCGGTCAACGGTTTCGCAGGCTGGCGTGTTCAAAGGCGGCGCGCTTGCACCCACTTTTCGAATGATTTGCGATTTTGGGGAGGATGTGCTATACGCAAATGTCGCGGGCGGTGCTTCAGATCGCCGTTTTTCCAAATTCTATACGTCGGGGTTAGATGCATGGGCGCAAGGCGAGTACGAGGTGTTAGGACCATAA